gaaagcaggagccccctacACCGGAAGCGTGGTCACCTTGTTTAACCTGAACACAAGGGGGTCCACTGTCGGGGGGAGAAGTCCATTTCTTAAGAAAAttctcctcaaaagggtaacggaccgcTATATATTTGGGGACCGAAAAGACCCTCTGCGGtcgttcccattccttgtataaaagtttatCAAGATAAGgtacacaaggaaacaccttttCAGTGCAGGTCGGCTTAGGGATACCGAAGGGGACCGACATCTCTGTAGAAGCGTCCGCCTTATCCTCCAATTTAAGaatatcccgcaccgcagtgataagtgctccaacaaGTGCCCTATCATGCGCCGACCCGGACacggagtcatcctcactgtccgaacGGTcgtggtccgcatcctctgacacgtCAGAACGAGGGACGGGAGCCGCAGCTGGGCCCGAATCTAAAACAGAGTTGTCCGTGGAAgatgctggggggagggggcgttttTTACCCCCCTTTCGCCCACACAccacttccaccctggcaacaaaagcctccaggactgccgacatagCGTCCACAGATACAGCAGGTACAGGGGCACCAGTTGCTAACACAGGTATGTCTGGGGAAGAAGCATCAGCTCCCGACACCATGCTGACCCACGCGTCTGACACCCCTAGGGACGTAAGGCAATATACACAGCCCATCCTCCTAGCTGCTAAAAATGCAGAGGGCCCCCCCAGAGCACTCACCACCCAAGCCAGGCACTGCACAGCTGCCGTCCGCACTATCCTGCATAAGGTGCTCTCCCCGCACAGCCGCACGTGTTACTCTCTTCCTGCAGTGTGTCTAAGGCTGTTCGCGCCGTACAGAGATCGATACCACCGCTAGAAGCCAAAAACCCACAAGAAAATGCCCGCTGATCGGCCGCCCTGTAAAAAGAGCGcacgggctacaagaaaatggccgccgagggAACCAGCAATAAAGCGACCGACACCGCCAAAATGACGGTCGGACACACGAGGAAAAAACATAAGGCAAACAAAATACAGGCAGCGAACACCCGGGGGCCCCCGGAGGCCTCCCCCACGCATGGCATCCAGATAGCACCCCTAGGACAGCGGACAACAGCGCACCCCCCGCCAGagaatagacacccccccccatgcGGAACCCCGGTCATACACAGCCAGCCCAACTCAAAGAGcatagggaggagggaaggaaaagagagaagaaaggaagggtggaaaccccCTAGTCGACCTCCCTGGGAATgtccagctgttccatcctgccgaaGTAGGGGGAACTGCTACTTTATCCGTCCTGTGCGGACTGCTGGAAGAATTCCTGACAGACCATCACCCGAGCGGTACGGCGTGGCTGTCGGCCCTGGCACACTGACACGGACAGTAGTAGCCTGGTCATTTGTGTGCCCCATAGCATGTagttcaccggccacccctggagtgaCGGGGCAGGTCatggccgacccagcgcgtagctaaaggtctgcacacgctcgatggccgagctggggagactacaaggatctaggacttccagcctgtcacccagtcggcagttgatagtagatcacaGGACCAaagtcgagaaaaaaaaaaatggaaaaaactcCAGGACCAAcggggagccaggtccttctcctatgctaggcagaaaaaaactgagctgccagatgcagggagaggggttgtacccagAAGGAaactttaacatgtttctgcctagtcctctcataatagaaggctaataccctactgtcaagaataagacggacactgggaaggagagaggagagacagacactgggaaggagagaggagagacggacactgggaaggagagaggagagacggacactgggaaggagagaggagagacggacactgggaaggagagaggagagacggacactgggaaggagagaggagagacggacactgggaaggagagaggagagacggacactgggaaggagagaggagagacggacactgggaaggagagagaagagacggacactgggaaggagagaggagagacggacactgggaaggagagaggagagacggacactgggaaggagagaggagagacagacactgggaaggagagaggagagacagacactgggaaggagagaggagagacggacactgggaaggagagaggagagacggacactgggaaggagagaggagagacggacactgggaaggagagaggagagacggacactgggaaggagagaggagagacggacactgggaaggagagagaagagacggacactgggaaggagagaggagagacggacactgggaaggagagaggagagacggacactgggaaggagagaggagagacagacactgggaaggagagaggagagacagacactgggaaggagagaggagagatggacactgggaaggagagaggagagacggacactgggaaggagagagggacactgggaaggagagagagagagacactgggaaggagagagagagagagagagagagagagagagagagagagagagagagagagagagagagagacactggaaaggagagagagagacacactggaaaggagagagagagacacactgggaaggagagagagagacacactgggaaggagagagagagacacactgggaaggagagagagagagacacactgggaaggagagagagagagagagacacactgggaaggagagagagagagagacacactgggaaggagagagacacacactgggaaggagagagagagagacacatactgggaaggagagagagagagagagaaagagagagagagagacactgggaaggagagagagagagagagagagacactgggaaggagagagagagagagagagagagacactgggaaggcgagagagagagagagagagagacactgggaaggcgagagagagagagagagagagagagagagagagagagaaagaaagagaaagaaagacacagggaaggggagagagagagagagagagagagagagagagagagagagagacactggggggggagagagagagagagagagagagagagagagagagagagagagagagagagagagagagagagaaacactgggaaggggagagagagaggagagagacactgggaaggagagagagagacactgggaaggagagagagagagacactgggaaggagagagagagagacactgggaaggagagagaaagaaagacactgggaaggggagagagagagagagagagagagagagagagagacacacactggggagagagagagagagagagagacactgggaaggagagagaggagagagacactgggaaggagagagagagagagagacactgggaaggagagagagagagacactgggaaggggagagagagaggagagagacactgggaaggagagagagagacactgggaaggagagagagagagagacactgggaaggagagagagagagagagacactgggaaggagagagaaagaaagacactgggaaggggagagagagagagagagagagagagagacacacactggggagagagagagagagagagacactgggaaggagagagaggagagagacactgggaaggagagagagagagagacactgggaaggagagagagagagagacactgggaaggcgagagagagagagagagagagagagagagagacactgggaaggcgagagagagagagagagagagagagagagagagagagaaagagaaagaaagacacagggaaggggagagagagagagagagagagagagagagagagagagagagagagagagagagagagagagagagagagagagactgggggggagagagagagagagagagagagagagagagagagagagagagagagagagagagagagagagagagagagaaacactgggaaggggagagagagaggagagagacactgggaaggagagagagagagacactgggaaggagagagaaaaagacactgggaaggggagagagagagagagagagagagagagagagagagagagagagagagagagagagagacacacacactggggagagagagagagagagagagagagagacactgggaaggagagagaggagagagacactgggaaggagagagagacactgggaaggagagagagagagacactgggaaggagagagagagacactgggaaggagagagagagagacactgggaaggagagagagagagacactgggaaggagagagagagacactgggaagcagagagagagacactgggaaggagagagagagacactgggaaggagagagagagagagggagagacactgggaaggagagagagagagagagagagagagagagagagacactgggaaggagagagagagagagagagagagagagagagagacactgggaaggagagagagagagagagagagagagagagagagagagagagagagagagagagagagagagagagagagagacactgggaaggagagagaaagaaagaaagacactggaaaggggagagagagagagagagagagagagagagagacacacacactggggagagagagagagagacactgggaaggagagagagggacactgggaaggagagagagggacactgggaaggagagagagggacactgggaaggagagagagggacactgggaaggagagagagcggacactgggaaggagagagagggacactgggaaggagagagagggacactgggaaggagagagagggacactgggaaggagagagagggacactgggaaggagagagagggacactgggaaggagagagagggacacTGGGAAGGAGAGAAAGGGACACTGGGAAGGAACCACGGACACTGGAAAGGAACGACGGACACTGGGAAGGAACCACGGACACTGGGAAGGAACGACGGACACTGGGAAGGAACGACGGACACTGGGAAGGAACGACGGACACTGGGAAGGAACGACGGACACTGGGAAGGAACGACGGACACTGGGAAGGAACGACGGACACTGGGAAGGAACGACGGACACTGGGAAGGAACGACGGACACTGGGAAGGAACGACGGACACTGGGAAGGAACGACGGACACTGGGAAGGAACGACGGACACTGGGAAGGAACGACGGACACTGGGAAGGAACGACGGACACTGGGAAGGAACGACGGACACTGGGAAGGAACGACGGGCACTGGGAAAAAAGAGATGGACACTGGAGGGGCACTGGGAAGGAGCAACGGGCACTGGGAAGGAGAGACGGGCActggaaggaaagaagagagatgGACATTGGGAAGGAAAGAAGAGATGAGGGGTGGACATTAGGAAGAGGTTTTATAGGTGCACACAGGACAGACTGTTGCTATCATTACTGTATGGTACCACTGGACACAATGAACTATAACAGTCATACTGGCAGTAAGGAGACCTGGACAGGACACAATACATCCTCTAGCACCATATAACGCACTGTAATAAAAGACTCACAGTATTAGGAGTTCTGCTTCTGTGGCTCGGGGTGGACAGAAGCTCCAGCAGATGGCTGCTTGTTGATGACCTCCTCCCCTGCAGAGAAACAGAAGACATTAAACAGCACAGAACCCAAACCTCATCCTCCAACACCGGCCGGCACCAACACCAGActcaccgtcctctgctctgatCTGAGCCTCCAGGTCTTCTGGGTTCACACACTTATAAGACTCGTCCTCCTCCGGAGGTTTACAGCGGCCGCAGCAAAACCCAcaacagcagcaacagcagcagcatgTCACCAAGGTGCAGCAAATCACCAGAGCCTGTAAAGGAAAGAACAACAACACAGTGTTTCCAAACCAGCAAAGATAAACCTACAGAACATTCTACACACACATTTCACACAGGGGTTCAATCTGACCTCCGGCCCTCCCTATTTGTAGAACTTCTCCCAGGTGCCAGTCCACTgcttgtatcatggctgctgagaggAGTACTGATGCAGGGTACATTGATGTTTTCAGTAAAGCACCCAACCAGCTCACCCACCATAATCCAACTGCATTGCTTAGAGAAAcccagagacccagtgatgatgtcacaaatCTAATATAATGGGGTAtgtaatgaaaacaaagttttacttAAAATTATTAGCATATTAATGAGTGGGGGGGAggcaccagggaaggcaaaatataagccaCCTGTGTGTGACGCAACTGGGAAGgactcccttacttcctgtcTCCGTGTGTCCCAACTGGGGAGGACTTCCCTTActtcctgtctctgtgtgtcCCAACTGGGAAGgactcccttacttcctgtctctgtgtgtcCCAACTGGGGAGGACTTCCCTTACTTCCTGTCTCCGTGTGTCCCAACTGGGGAGAACTTCCCTTACTTCCTGTCTCCGTGTGTCCCAACTGGGGAGGACTTCCCTTACTTCCTGTCTCCGTGTGTCCCAACTGGGAGGACTTCCCTTACTTCCTGTCTCCGTGTGTCCCAACTGGGGAGGACTCTCTTACTTCCTGTCTCCGTGTGTCCCAACTGGGGAGGACTCTCTTACTTCCTGTCTCCGTGTGTTCCAACTGGGGAGGACTTCCCTTACTTCCTGTCTCCGTGTGTCCCAACTGGGGAGGACTTCCCTTACTTCCTGTCTCCGTGTGTCCCAACTGGGGAGGACTCTCTTACTTCCTGTCTCCGTGTGTCCCAACTGGGGAGGACTTCCCTTActtcctgtctctgtgtgtcCCAACTGGGGAGGACTCTCTTACTTCCTGTCTCCGTGTCCCAACTGGGGAGGACTCTCTTACTTCCTGTCTCCGTGTGTCCCAACTGGGGAGGACTCTCTTACTTCCTGTCTCCGTGTGTCCCAACTGGGGAGGACTCTCTTACTTCCTGTCTCCGTGTCCCAACTGGGGAGGACTCTCTTACTTCCTGTCTCCGTGTGTCCCAACTGGGGAGGACTCTCTTACTTCCTGTCTCCGTGTGTCCCAACTGGGGAGGACTCTCTTACTTCCTGTCTCCGTGTGTCCCAACTGGGGAGAACTTCCCTTACTTCCTGTCTCCGTGTGTCCCAACTGGGGAGGACTGCCCTTACTTCCTGTCTCCGTGTGTCCCAACTGGGGAGGACTCTCTTACTTCCTGTCTCCGTGTGTCCCAACTGGGGAGGACTCTCTTACTTCCTGTCTCCGTGTGTCCCAACTGGGGAGGACTCTCTTACTTCCTGTCTCCGTGTGTCCCAACTGGGGAGGACTCTCTTActtcctgtctctgtgtgtcCCAACTGGGGAGGACTTCCCTTActtcctgtctctgtgtgtcCCAACTGGGGAGGATTTCCCATACTTCCTGTCTCCGTGTCCCAACTAAGGagttttttaatttgtctgtGTCAATTGAGGAGATCTTCCTTTTTCGCTGTCTCTGAATGTCCCAACTAAGGAGTTCTTCCTTTACTTTCTGTCTGTTTGTCCCAACTTATGAGAACCTCCCTTAATTCCTGTTTCTGTGCTTCTCAACTGAAGACTTCTTCCTTTACTTTCTGTCTCCCAACTAAGGAGTTCTTCCCTTTCTCTGTGTCTCCATCTCAGAAGGCATTTCCTACTTCCTGTCTATGTGTGTCCCGACTAAGGAGTTCTTCCTTTGCTTCCTGTCTCTGTGTGTACCAACTGGGGAGGACTTTCCTTACTTCCTTCTCTGCGTGTCACATTTTAGCTGCCCCTGATCGCCATCCAACAACACGAGCAAGAAGTTGTCAAACCCCTGATCCCTAATATTATCAGGAACAAGTCCCTAATGCCATAATGGCTAACCAACACAATCTCCAACATCACCATAAAACCCTGATCTCCAACATCACCAAGAACAAGTCCCCAATCCCCCGATCTCCAACATCACCAGGAACAAGTCCCCAATCCCCCGATCTCCAACATCACCAGAAACAAGTCCCCAATCCCCCGATCTCCAACATCACCAGGAACAAGTCCCCAATCCCTGATCTCCAACATCACCAGGGACAAGCCCCCAATCCCCCGATCTCCAACATCACCAGGAACAAGTCCCCAATCCCCCAATCTCCAACATCACCAGGAACAAGTACCGAATCCCCTGATCTCCAACATCACCAGGAACAAGTCCCTAATCCCCTGATCTCCAACATCACCAGGAACAAGTCCCCATGATCTCCAACATCACCAGGAACAAGTCCCCCTGATCTCCAACATCACCAGGAACAAGTCCCCCTGATCTCCAACATCACCAGGAACAAGTCCCCCTGATCTCCAACATCACCAGGAACAAGTCCCCCTGATCTCCAACATCATCAGGAACAAGTACCTAATCCCCTGATCTCCAACATCACCAGGAACAAGTCCCTAATCCCCTGATCCCCAACATCACCAGGAACAAGTCCCCCTGATCTCCAACATCACCGGTAACAAGTCCCCAATCCCCTGATCTCCAACATCACCAGGAACAAGTCCCTAATCCCCTGATCTCCAACATGACCAGGAACAAGTTCCCAATCCCCTGATCTCCAACATGACCAGGAACAAGTCCCTAATCCCCTGCTCTCCAACATAACTAGGAACAAGTCCCCAATCCCCTGATCTCCAACATCACCAGGAACAAGTACCGAATCCCCTGATCTCCAACATCACCAGGAACAAGTCCCCAATCCCCTGATCTCCAACATCACCAGGAACAAGTCCCCATGATCTCCAACATCACCAGGAACAAGTACCGAATCCCCTGATCTCCAACATCACCAGAAACAAGTCCCTAATCCCCTGATCTCCAACATCATCAGGAACAAGTCCCTAATCCTCTGATCGCCAACATCACCAGGAACAAGTCCCTAATCCCTTGATCTCCAACATGACCAGGAACAAGTTCCCAATGCCCTGATCGCTAGCACGACCAGGAACAAGTCCCTAATCCCTTGATCTCCAACAGGACCAGGAACAAGTCCCCAATCCCCTGATCTCCAACATCACCAGGAACAAGCCCCCAATCCCCTGATCTCCAACATCACCAGGAACAAGTCCCCAATCCCCCGATCTCCAACATCACCAGGAACAAGTCCCTGATCTCCAACATCACCAGGAACAAGTCCCTGATGCCCAACATCACTAGGAACTAGCCTTAACCCCCTGATCTCCAACATCACCAAGTCTCCAATCTCTAACATCACCAGGGACAAGTCCCCAATCCCCCTGATCTCTAACATCACCAGGAACAAGTCCCCAATCCCCCGATCTCCAACATCATCAGGAACAAGTCCCCAATCCCCTGATCTCCAACATCACCAGAAACAAGTCTCCCATGCCATGATATCTTAACCACGTGACCAAAAATAAGTCCCCAATCCCCTGATCTCTAACCAACATGACCAGGAACACATCCCCTGATCTCTAACATTGTCAGAAACAAGACACCAATCTTCTGATCATTAACCAACCTGACAGGAACCAAGCCTGCAACCCCCTGATCCTTAACCAGCATGACCAATACCCCAATTTCTAACCAACATGACCTAGTTAGGTCCCCAATCCCTGAACAGGAACCCCTGATCTCAAACACACAACCCAAAGATTTCAGGCCTCACCTTGAACCAGCACTTGGACATGAGGAAGTAGTACTTGACGCTCTCCTCCCCAAACTGCTCCGCCACATAGAGGCCCATGGAGCCATACTCATCGTAGATTTTCCTCTTGTTGTCGTCGCTCAGAATTGTGTTGGCGTTGTTgatttctttgaatttctcagaAGCTTCTGGGTTATCAGGGTTTTTGTCTGGGTGGAAACGCAGGGCTAGCTTCCTGAGAAGAAAGAAAACGACAGACTTTATCGCAGGCAGCGAGCAATGTGTGACCAAGATCACCCAATCTGATCTCATCTTTCCTTATTTTGACCACTGTGATGAAAGGTGAGATGGGATTGGCTGGCGTGTAAATAGCTGTATCAAGCAATCTCCAAGGGAAACAGGTAAAAGGATCTCAGTATTACCGATAGGCTTTCTTTATATCATCCTGTGTTGCGCCTTTCTCCAACCCTAAAACTTGGTACAACGAGGATCCGGTCCGGGACATCCTCCTCTGAGGTTTGTTGGGATCTGCCATGGTGACCTGGAAGGAGCAAAGGTTAGAATGTCATATGGGCAGGTCCAAACATGACTTACCTCAAGAAAAAAACACTTAGGGTAATGGACTACAGCAGGGCTCTCCAAAtggtctaaacaaagggccagttcagactttagggggccagactgtggccaaagGTCCCAATGCCAGTGGGAAAAAACAATGccacatctttggtgtcattgggagaaattacgCACCATCATTCGTGTCATTGGGCGCCACTGTTGGagttgggagaaattgtgtcggATCATTGACGTCATTAGCAGGAACTGTGACCCatcgtcggtgtcagtgggaggaatagggacccatcgtcggtgtcagtgggagcaatagggacccatcgtcggtgtcagtgggagcaatagggacccatcgtcggtgtcagtgggagcaatagggacccatcgtcggtgtcagtgggagcaatagggacccatcgtcggtgtcagtgggagcaatagggacccatcgtcggtgtcagtgggagcaatagggacccatcgtcggtgtcagtgggagcaatagggacccatcgtcggtgtcagtgggagcaatagggacccatcgtcggtgtcagtgggagcaatagggacccatcgtcggtgtcagtgggagcaatagggacccatcgtcggtgtcagtgggagcaatagcgacccatcgtcggtgtcagtgggagcaatagcgacccatcgtcggtgtcagtgggagcaatagcgacccatcgtcggtgtcagtgggagcaatagcgacccatcgtcggtgtcagtgggagcaatagcgacccatcgtcggtgtcagtgggagcaatagcgacccatcgtcggtgtcagtgggagcaatagcgacccatcgtcggtgtcagtgggagcaatagcgacccatcgtcggtgtcagtgggagcaatagcgacccatcgtcggtgtcagtgggagcaatagcgacccatcgtcggtgtcagtgggagcaatagcgacccatcgtcggtgtcagtgggagcaatagcgacccatcgtcggtgtcagtgggagcaatagcgacccatcgtcggtgtcagtgggagcaatagcgacccatcgtcggtgtcagtgggagcaatagcgacccatcgtcggtgtcagtgggagcaatagcgacccatcgtcggtgtcagtgggagcaatagcgacccatcgtcggtgtcagtgggagcaatagcgacccatcgtcggtgtcagtgggagcaatagcgacccatcgtcggtgtcagtgggagcaatagcgacccatcgtcggtgtcagtgggagcaatagcgacccatcgtcggtgtcagtgggagcaatagcgacccatcgtcggtgtcagtgggagcaatagcgacccatcgtcggtgtcagtgggagcaatagcgacccatcgtcggtgtcagtgggagcaatagcgacccatcgtcggtgtcagtgggagcaatagggacccatcgtcggtgtcagtgggagcaatagcgacccatcgtcggtgtcagtgggagcaatagcgacccatcgtcggtgtcagtgggagcaatagcgacccatcgtcggtgtcagtgggagcaatagcgacccatcgtcggtgtcagtgggagcaatagcgacccatcgtcggtgtcagtgggagcaatagcgacccatcgtcggtgtcagtgggagcaatagcgacccatcgtcggtgtcagtgggagcaatagcgacccatcgtcggtgtcagtgggagcaatagcgacccatcgtcggtgtcagtgggagcaatagcgacccatcgtcggtgtcagtgggagcaatagcgacccatcgtcggtgtcagtgggagcaatagcgacccatcgtcggtgtcagtgggagcgacccatcgtcggtgtcagtgggagcaatagcgacccatcgtcggtgtcagtgggagcaatagcgacccatcgtcggtgtcagtgggagcaatagcgaCCCgtcgtcggtgtcagtgggagcaatagcgacccatcgtcggtgtcagtgggagcaatagcgacccatcgtcggtgtcagtgggagcaatagcgacccatcgtcggtgtcagtgggagcaatagcgacccatcgtcggtgtcagtgggagcaatagcgacccatcgtcggtgtcagtgggagcaatagcgaCCCgtcgtcggtgt
The sequence above is drawn from the Rana temporaria chromosome 4, aRanTem1.1, whole genome shotgun sequence genome and encodes:
- the DNAJC5G gene encoding dnaJ homolog subfamily C member 5G, translated to MADPNKPQRRMSRTGSSLYQVLGLEKGATQDDIKKAYRKLALRFHPDKNPDNPEASEKFKEINNANTILSDDNKRKIYDEYGSMGLYVAEQFGEESVKYYFLMSKCWFKALVICCTLVTCCCCCCCCGFCCGRCKPPEEDESYKCVNPEDLEAQIRAEDGEEVINKQPSAGASVHPEPQKQNS